DNA from Mustela erminea isolate mMusErm1 chromosome 18, mMusErm1.Pri, whole genome shotgun sequence:
TAAATCTATCCAAACCTACTACCAAAATACACAAGTTCCACCTGGTGCATAACCACAAGAAAGCAGCATTCTGGATCTTCTTATTGGTTGGGATATCTGGGCCCATGTTTCCCTTTCATCCTCTCTAGGGGATGCTGGCACAGGATGTACTCTGCATGGCTCACAGCACTAACTTGTCAACCAGGGGAAGATTTCAGCCAACAGGATCAGGGTCCTGGCCTCACTGCACCTTTGTGATGGAAACAGCAGGAGGAAGGTGCTAGGTGCCAGAGTCTCTGCCAATGCTTTCAGGTCATCTGATGGTCACACATGAAGATTGAGGCCCAGAGCTACATACCAAGGGAGCAGAGGTTGGACTGGACTCCATGCCTGGAATGCCCTCTCATGAGTGGCCTCTGACCTCaggtcccctcccctccagtggCGTGTCTCCCACTCTGACCCTCCCATCAGGTCATGAGACTCTTCAGAGTAAGATGCTGCCATTTCTGTCCACTGCCCTCAGACCAAGTCCAGTATCTCAGGCTTTCTGTCATCTGCCCTTCCCAACTCTGCCTCAGAGATTCTACTCCCTCACCCAGTGTCTCACATTTTCTCTGAAATACCCGGTCATCTCATTTCACCAcattcttcctcttccattttacTCTGCTGGAGATATAATACAAGCGAAGGCGATGTCACAGATAGCACCCCAAACCAACTCGCCAGACATCTTTGCCTGTCCAGGGAGCTGTGAGTAAGGTACCACAGAAGGAGGGTTCTGGTGGAAAGATGTTTACTAGGAATTATGCTATGCTTCACTGGGAGGAAGGAGCAGTATCTCATACTCAGCATTCATCATGAGGTGCTGTGCATTTTGAGGAGAGAGTGGACGAAGAagatggaggagaaagggaaggaagggggaaggaattAGAATTCAGCCACACTTACCACCCAAGTGCATTCATGCTTTCTGGTCACCCACTGACTTCTGTTTGAACTAATAGCATTATCATACATTATAGTCTCAAAGTTAAATATCCACAGAGGCCAAATAAGTGAGGTAAATGAGGGCAGTGGGCCTTGGTAATAGGGAGTGGTGGAGACTGTGGTAAAACAGATCAAATGCTGTATGTAAAAGGAACAATAGTAACTCCAGCCACTTGCTGACACGTAGGATTGCAGTCCAGATCGCCAGAGTTGTTCACCTTTTAGAGAAAAGCTGAAAATGTGTGAAATTTCCCAAATTAAGAAATGTTGATTCAAAATGTTAACAAACACTGTGcaggacaaataaaatatatgtagtttATGCACTGCCACTTTGTGACTTTTACTCTACATGGAACTTTCCAGAGTGTGAGCATAGGCATCAGCATAtcattgttgtcattgttgtcaATAATCCAGGTCACAACATGTATGTGAGAACACCTAGGAGGTAACAAGATAGAAACATAGCGTCTTCTTCCTGCCTTGTCTTCGGCGCTTTTGTTCGTAGAGCGGCCAATAGCAAGATGTCTTCAGGAAATGCCAAAATTGGACATCCTGCCCCCAACTTCAAAGCCACGGCTGTTATGCCAGATGGCCAGTTCAAAGACCTCAGCCTATCTgactacaaaggaaaatatgttgTGTTCTTCTTTTACCCTCTTGACTTCACCTTTGTGTGTCCCACGGAGATCATTGCCTTCAGTGACAGGgcagaagaatttaagaaactcaACTGTCAAGTGATTGGTGCTTCTGtggattctcatttctgtcaCCTGGCATGGATCAACACACCCAAGAAACAAGGAGGACTGGGACCCATGAACATTCCCTTGGTATCAGACCCCAAGCATACCATTGCTCAGGACTATGGAGTCTTAAAGGCTGATGAAGGCATCTCGTTCAGGGGCCTCTTTATCATTGATGATAAAGGCATCCTTAGGCAGATCACTGTAAATGACCTACCTATTGGCCGCTCTGTGGATGAGACTCTGCGACTGGTTCAGGCCTTCCAGTTTACCGACAAGCATGGGCAAGTGTGCCCAGCTGGCTGGAAGCCTGGCAGTGATACCATCAAGCCTGATGTCCAGAAGAGCAAAGAGTATTTCT
Protein-coding regions in this window:
- the LOC116577431 gene encoding peroxiredoxin-1-like, with the translated sequence MSSGNAKIGHPAPNFKATAVMPDGQFKDLSLSDYKGKYVVFFFYPLDFTFVCPTEIIAFSDRAEEFKKLNCQVIGASVDSHFCHLAWINTPKKQGGLGPMNIPLVSDPKHTIAQDYGVLKADEGISFRGLFIIDDKGILRQITVNDLPIGRSVDETLRLVQAFQFTDKHGQVCPAGWKPGSDTIKPDVQKSKEYFSKQK